The region GCAATAAATTAAATTGTCCGTTTTTGTTTACAGCTGCATTTACCCACAAATAAAGTTTCTTTTGTTTTTTGGTCGTAACTATTTTGTAACTATAGTCAATTTTACCGGGTATTTTTTTTGTTGAAAACTGGGTATGTTTTGGAGGGGAGGTTAATGAAATATTTGAAATGCCAATTTCAATATTTGATGTTTGTTTGGGCATATCAATAATCCTGAAATAGTGAGGCAAATGCCGCAGACTGTCAAAATAATAACAGTTTTCAAAATAGGCACGATTTAGCTCTGGGTCATTGACCCATTTAATATTAATATCAAATACCTGTTTTTCCTGACCATTTAGTATGGTAGGCAGTGCAATGAAGAAAAAAATAAGTAAACTTAGAATTGAATTACTTCTGAATAAGATATGTTTGATTTTATTTTTCATTTTTTCAACTTATTTTTTTGTTAAGGCCCCTTATATTATTTCGGGCTCCGAAAATAACTTCATTTCTATATAATCTAAAATAGTTTTGCCTTTAAAATATATTAAATTGCTGGAATTATATTTTCAATGCTTCAGATATGTATTAGATTTGAGTTATGGTATGGTGTTGTATTGAGTGAATATTTAAACAAAGTATTAATATTAAAGTTGATTTTGTATTTTTACCTGAAAAAGAAAACGCCCTAAATAATAAAATATTGCTGCTGAACGTATGCAAATTGGGTTAGCATTACTTTTAACAAAAGAATTGTTGTGGGAAAAAAGTCATTAAATGGTTTGTGCCTTGTTTTTATTTTGTTGTTTGGTCTTAAATCAAGCGCGCAGGATGTGCTTTTTTCGCAGTTCTATAAAAACCCGATTTATTTAAATCCTGCATTAACAGCACTTCAAAAGTGTGGGCGTGCATATATAAATTATCGAAATACATCAATCGGTCCTTTGGATCAAACTTTTTACGCCGTTGCATTTGATATTCCTTTTATTGAGACTAACTCAGGTTTGGGAGGTATGATTCAATGGCATGAAGATGGACTAAAAAGAGTCGGAACATTTGGCTTTCAGTTCTCGCGTAAGGTGAGCATAACTCCTGATCTCTTTATTACAATGGGTATGGAAGCGGGTGGTATTTATCGGACGTGGAACAAATCTGATATCAGACTACCCTCTGATGTTACAAATGGCACATCAAATTCGGGATTAACACCGCCGTCAACATTAATTTATGACCTGGCTGCCGGCGCCGGAGTAAGCTATAAACATCATTATGCAGGTTTTGCGGTACGACATATTACAGAAAGTCAGGCAAAAGCAATACGGGTAAATTCACCTGTTTATCGCAAGTACATTGCACACTATGCCGCGCGCATACCATACCGTTTACCCGGTGCCCGATATGGTTTTATTGCGCCCCAGTTTATTTTTGAGCAACAAAATGGTAACAATCATCTGACATCTGGCGTATACGCAGTTTATGAAAAAGTAGGAGCGGGTATGTGGCTTAGGAACCATTTTCCGTTAAAAACGAGTTTTTTAATTTTTATGGCCACAATAAAGCATAACAATTTAGAGTTTTCATATAGTTATGACTTCCCGCTTAATGGTGCTGGCATCGTTTCAGGCGGCCATGAAATAGCAGTAATTTATTATTTATCAACCTTTAAAAAGAAGCATGATAAATTAAATCAGAAGAATTGTTTAAGTTTTTAATAAAATATTACGAAATCAGTTCATTTTATATATATTTGTAACATGAACCTAAATCGGAAAACTATGAAAATTCGTGCGTTCAATTTATTATTAATTGCAGCTTTATTTGCACTAGCATCGTGCAGTAAGGAAACATCCAGTGTTACGGGGTGGGAGTATAACAACCCCGACAATGGTGGTTTCCAGTATTATGGAGATTATTATGAACAGGAAACAGGTCCTGGTCTTGTATTGATAGAAGGAGGTACTTACATCATGGGTCGCACCGATCAGGATGTAATGCATGAATGGGATAATTTCCCAAGGCAGGTAACCGTATCCTCGTTCTATATGGACGAAACAGAGGTGACCAATACGGCATACCGTGAGTTTCTATATTGGCTCAATCGGGTTTTTGTTAGCTACCCTGATGTACATAAAAATGCACTGCCCGATACGCTTGTATGGCGCAGACCACTTGCATATAACGAACCTTACGTTGAATACTACTTCCGTCACCCTGCATACCAATCATACCCTGTTGTAGGTGTAAACTGGCTGCAGGCTAGTGACTTCTGTGAGTGGAGAACCGATCGCGTGAACGAAAAAATATTGATTGATTATGGTGTTCTATTACAGGATCCTAATCAGCAGGACGAAGCAAACTTTAATACAGAAGCCTATTTGGCTGGGCAATATGAAGGTGCTGTAGATGAGCCACTTCCGGATTTAGACCCTAACAAAGATACACGTAAGGTACGTATGGAAGATGGTATCTTTTTACCTAAATATCGTTTGCCAACCGAGGCTGAATGGGAGTATGCTGCACTAGCATTGATTGGTGAAACAACAGGCGAAAGAGTATACGAACGCCGTATTTATCCATGGGGAGGCGACCGTCTTCGCAAAGAGGATCGTGGTGAGCAAGGTGAAATGCGTGCCAATGCTGTTCGTGGTGCTGGTGATATGATGGGTGTTGCAGGAGACCTTAATGACCGTGCAGATATTACACACAATGTATATTCATATTGGCCAAATGACTTTGGTCTTTACAATATGGCTGGTAATGTTAACGAGTGGGTTTTGGATGTATATCGCCCAATGAACTTTGTAGATTTTAATGAATTCCGTCCATTCCGTGGTAATGTTTTCAAAACTCAGGTACGTGATGCAGAAGGTAAAATCGCCAGAAAAGACAGTCTTGGACGTATACAATATCGCCCAGTGACCGACGAGGAAGCCTATGGAAGAAGAAATTATCGCCAGGCTGACAACATTAACTATATGGACGGTGATTTAGCTTCAAGTATTTATTACAATGAAGAAGATGCTGCCCGGGGTGAAGGTTCACAGCGTATGTATTATACCGGAAAAGATCTTCAGGATCCAAATGCAGCCTCACTTATTAACGACCACACACGCGTATATAAAGGTGGTGGTTGGAGAGATCGTATATATTGGTTAAGTCCGGGTACACGTCGCTATCTTCAGGAAGATGATGCAAGGGATGATTTAGGTTTCCGTTGCGCGATGACAAGACTTGGAGAACCAGCAGCATATTAATTGAAACGCATACAATTATATAAAGACCGCATTATTTGCGGTCTTTTTTTTTACTTTGTGGTGTTTGATGGAGTTATGTGCCTGTTTTTGTCGCAAAATATGTACATTTAAGCAAATATTTTTAACTTTACTACATGAACATATTGGAGTTGTACAAAATATTTCAGCAAAATCCGAAAATTTGCATAGATAGCCGTAAAGCCGAATCCAATAGTATTTTTTTTGCCCTGAAAGGGGAGCGTTTTGATGGAAATAAGTTTGCAGCAGATGCCCTGAAAAAATGTGCCTTTGCTGTTGTAGATGATCCCGATGTTGCAACATCGGATCGTTATATATTGGTTAATGATGTATTAGAGACACTTCAGGAACTTGCAAAGACCCATCGTCAGGAGTTTTCAATACCCTTTATTGCTATTACTGGTACCAATGGCAAAACAACTACTAAAGAACTTATTGCGCGAGTATTATCTCAGGGATATAAAGTTTTTAGTACTAAAGGCAACTTTAATAACCATATTGGAGTACCACTTTCACTCCTTGAATTAACCCCAGAATATGAAATTGCCGTTATTGAGATGGGAGCCAACAAACCAGGAGATATCAGAGAATTATGCGAAATTGCCCAGCCCACACATGGTATCATAACAAATGTGGGAAAAGCTCATCTGGAGGGCTTTGGCTCATTTGAAAAAGTAATGGAAACTAAAGGTGAACTATATGATTACCTTTATGTTAACAATGGTACTGCTTTTGTAAACTATGACAATGAGTACCTTGAAGATATGAACCCACCCCGGAAAACCATTCATTATGGTGTAAGTAAGTTTACACATTGCCAGGGAAAGTTGATTTCAGATTCCCCATTTGTTAGTTTCAGATGGATGTCAACCGGTGAAATGGTTTACGATGAAACAGAGTTAGACTGGTCTGATAATAAAAGATATGTTGAGCTTAATTTGGTTGGTAGCTATAACTTTGAAAATGGGCTTGCCGCAGCTTGTATAGGTAATTTTTTTGATGTTGATGATAAGAAAATCAAGAAAGCACTGGAGTCATATAAACCGGATAATTATCGATCACAATACATGAAAACTGATAACAACGTGCTTATAGTGGACAGTTATAATGCCAACCCAACTTCTATGAAATTGGCAATAGAGGACTTTGTAAAGTTTGATGCGAATTCTAAAATATTAGTGTTGGGTGATATGCTTGAACTTGGCAAAGTAAGTAGTCGAGAGCATGATGTTTTGATACACTTCATTTCAGATTTAAATACTTTTGAAGATGTGTATTATGTTGGCGAGGAGTTTTGTAGTTTGAAAGATGAATCAACAAAACATTGGTTTAAGGATGTTAATGAGTTGGCTGCAGAATTAAAAAAGAAGAAACTCAAGAATAAAACTATCCTTCTGAAAGGATCACGTGGCATGCAATTGGAACGTATTATCCCGGAACTTTAATTTTCACATTATATGCTTTACCCTGCTGTATGCAGGGTTTTTTTATTGAATTAACTTTTATTCATAGTGACAATGCGGGCAGGGCATTGGTTTGCGTTTGGTTTTGATGTTAGTATTGAAATTAAACATCATTACAATCTCGTGTGCACCTCCGGTACCCGTACCCATGAGTTTAGAAATAGTCAGGTCGTAGCTGTATGAAATGGTTAAGTTGTCTTGCCTGAACCCGGCAAGAAAAATCACGGCATCTGATCCGGCATACTTTTTAAATACAGGAATCCCCCTGTAGCGGAGTCCAAAAAGCATAGGTCTTATTTCCCAATAAATACCGGCATCGAGCTGTTTGTATACGCCCTGCCACTTAAACTGAATGTTTGGATATAGGTACTGTCCCATGGGGAATCGCGCACTGATATCGTGCAGGGTAAGTTTCGATCCCGCATAAAAAGTAAAATACCGGTTAAGGTTCATTTCATCGCCCAGGAACGAGACATTGGGTACGGTCAGGTGCTTGGCCGTAGTCCCGAACCAAATATTTTTGTTAAAGAAAATGGCCGAAGCCGAGAAGTCGAGTCGCTGCACATTTGGCGCTTCAATGGTTTCAATGGTTGGGTTACCCGAAACGAGCTGATCTGAAAAAATCAGTTGTGAGAA is a window of Salinivirga cyanobacteriivorans DNA encoding:
- a CDS encoding PorP/SprF family type IX secretion system membrane protein — translated: MLHYCDKAIHIKIFLLGIVLMLGGTLRAQDPQFSQFYGTSLYLAPSLAGSSDGTKVTLNYRNQWPFIANGFQSYLFSADHFFGKLNSGVGIMALREQAGSGKLSSTYIGGAYAYHIKLSRNWSMRPGLMMSYLRRNIDFSQLIFSDQLVSGNPTIETIEAPNVQRLDFSASAIFFNKNIWFGTTAKHLTVPNVSFLGDEMNLNRYFTFYAGSKLTLHDISARFPMGQYLYPNIQFKWQGVYKQLDAGIYWEIRPMLFGLRYRGIPVFKKYAGSDAVIFLAGFRQDNLTISYSYDLTISKLMGTGTGGAHEIVMMFNFNTNIKTKRKPMPCPHCHYE
- a CDS encoding PorP/SprF family type IX secretion system membrane protein codes for the protein MGKKSLNGLCLVFILLFGLKSSAQDVLFSQFYKNPIYLNPALTALQKCGRAYINYRNTSIGPLDQTFYAVAFDIPFIETNSGLGGMIQWHEDGLKRVGTFGFQFSRKVSITPDLFITMGMEAGGIYRTWNKSDIRLPSDVTNGTSNSGLTPPSTLIYDLAAGAGVSYKHHYAGFAVRHITESQAKAIRVNSPVYRKYIAHYAARIPYRLPGARYGFIAPQFIFEQQNGNNHLTSGVYAVYEKVGAGMWLRNHFPLKTSFLIFMATIKHNNLEFSYSYDFPLNGAGIVSGGHEIAVIYYLSTFKKKHDKLNQKNCLSF
- a CDS encoding SUMF1/EgtB/PvdO family nonheme iron enzyme; translated protein: MKIRAFNLLLIAALFALASCSKETSSVTGWEYNNPDNGGFQYYGDYYEQETGPGLVLIEGGTYIMGRTDQDVMHEWDNFPRQVTVSSFYMDETEVTNTAYREFLYWLNRVFVSYPDVHKNALPDTLVWRRPLAYNEPYVEYYFRHPAYQSYPVVGVNWLQASDFCEWRTDRVNEKILIDYGVLLQDPNQQDEANFNTEAYLAGQYEGAVDEPLPDLDPNKDTRKVRMEDGIFLPKYRLPTEAEWEYAALALIGETTGERVYERRIYPWGGDRLRKEDRGEQGEMRANAVRGAGDMMGVAGDLNDRADITHNVYSYWPNDFGLYNMAGNVNEWVLDVYRPMNFVDFNEFRPFRGNVFKTQVRDAEGKIARKDSLGRIQYRPVTDEEAYGRRNYRQADNINYMDGDLASSIYYNEEDAARGEGSQRMYYTGKDLQDPNAASLINDHTRVYKGGGWRDRIYWLSPGTRRYLQEDDARDDLGFRCAMTRLGEPAAY
- a CDS encoding UDP-N-acetylmuramoyl-tripeptide--D-alanyl-D-alanine ligase — protein: MNILELYKIFQQNPKICIDSRKAESNSIFFALKGERFDGNKFAADALKKCAFAVVDDPDVATSDRYILVNDVLETLQELAKTHRQEFSIPFIAITGTNGKTTTKELIARVLSQGYKVFSTKGNFNNHIGVPLSLLELTPEYEIAVIEMGANKPGDIRELCEIAQPTHGIITNVGKAHLEGFGSFEKVMETKGELYDYLYVNNGTAFVNYDNEYLEDMNPPRKTIHYGVSKFTHCQGKLISDSPFVSFRWMSTGEMVYDETELDWSDNKRYVELNLVGSYNFENGLAAACIGNFFDVDDKKIKKALESYKPDNYRSQYMKTDNNVLIVDSYNANPTSMKLAIEDFVKFDANSKILVLGDMLELGKVSSREHDVLIHFISDLNTFEDVYYVGEEFCSLKDESTKHWFKDVNELAAELKKKKLKNKTILLKGSRGMQLERIIPEL